One Pyrus communis chromosome 13, drPyrComm1.1, whole genome shotgun sequence genomic window carries:
- the LOC137712869 gene encoding uncharacterized protein, with amino-acid sequence MGDAKRNTSSSSGSDEEIRAQVAKAVEEVKELQDKAASFVSRAATDEQSLRQRAQSLDSSIRRLRSQLYSLLSSKALDPKLAEKLEEDLQRATCVLVDGEAASFLPGKSQGGGFLRMFLGPINVRSSSKDIQLKVKEEYNAYRDRTALLFLIFPATLLILRSWIWDGCLPAFPVQAYQAWLLFLYTGLALRENILRVNGSDIRPWWIYHHYCAVFMALVSLTWEIKGQPNCSQKQRGVQLFLQWAMMQGVAMLLQNRYQRQRLYTRIALGKAKRMDVVWGETAGVDGQLWILCPILFVLQGFEAYVGIQLLTTAFIGVVSEWQVSFCGVLLVLMAVGNFVNTVQTLMVKSRFKAKMKRSKSKQDL; translated from the exons ATGGGGGATGCCAAGAGGaacacttcttcttcttccggcAGTGACGAGGAGATACGAGCACAAGTGGCCAAGGCGGTGGAGGAGGTGAAGGAGCTGCAGGACAAAGCTGCTTCCTTTGTATCCAGAGCCGCCACCGACGAGCAATCCCTCCGCCAGCGCGCCCAATCTCTCGATTCCTCCATCCGCCGCCTCCGCTCCCAGCTTTATTCACTGCTTTCCAGCAAGGCCTTGGATCCCAAGTTAGCAGAAAAG CTGGAAGAAGATTTGCAGAGGGCCACATGTGTGTTGGTGGATGGCGAGGCCGCTTCGTTTCTTCCTGGGAAATCTCAGG GAGGAGGGTTTCTAAGGATGTTTCTCGGTCCTATCAATGTGCGTTCCTCTAGCAAAGATATCCAACTCAAGGTTAAAGAGGAATACAACGCTTACAGA GATAGAACTGCCCTGCTATTCCTTATTTTTCCAGCAACACTACTTATACTAAGATCTTGGATTTGGGATGGATGTTTGCCAGCGTTTCCAGTTCAGGCTTACCAG GCATGGCTGTTATTCCTCTACACTGGTTTGGCCCTGCGAGAAAACATACTGAGAGTAAATGGAAGTGATATTCGTCCATG GTGGATATACCATCACTATTGTGCTGTGTTTATGGCCCTTGTTAGTCTCACATGGGAGATTAAAGGACAACCAAATTGTTCCCAAAAGCAg AGAGGTGTGCAACTTTTCCTACAATGGGCTATGATGCAAGGAGTTGCTATGCTTTTACAAAATAGATATCAACGCCAGAGACTCTATACTCGAATTGCATTGGGAAAG GCCAAAAGAATGGATGTGGTCTGGGGAGAAACAGCAGGCGTAGATGGTCAATTGTGGATTCTATGTCCAATACTATTTGTTTTACAG ggttttgaggCATATGTCGGAATACAGTTGCTCACAACTGCTTTTATTGGCGTTGTTTCGGAATGGCAG GTGAGTTTTTGCGGCGTGCTGTTGGTTTTAATGGCAGTTGGGAACTTTGTAAATACGGTACAGACGCTTATGGTGAAGTCGAGGTTTAAGGCAAAGATGAAAAGAAGTAAGAGCAAGCAGGATCTGTAG